A single genomic interval of Chitinophaga sp. 180180018-3 harbors:
- a CDS encoding M1 family metallopeptidase has translation MRKQLYLTGVLCCGLLSMQAQNNPGSNHGNRFEQLGTMLQTPNMYRSASGAPGPKYWQQRADYEIDAQLDDEKQRLTGAETITYFNNSPDPLTYLWLQLDENEHAATSDNRSFNESRISDKMTMAALKDILPPGKDLGVNIVKLTDGDGKTLPYTINQTMMRIDLPKPLMPGEKIRFKVNWWYNISDRMTVGGRGGYEYFPDDKNYLYTITQWYPRLAVYSDFQGWQNKQFTGRGEFALTFGNFKVRMTVPADHTVGATGECQNYKEMLSPAQYQRWQQAQNSREPVEVVTLNEARKAMQDHVGKTKTWVYEAQNVRDFAWVSSRRIVWDAMTTNVEGNKVMAMSYYGPEAYPLYRRYSTKVVAHTLKSYSRHTIPYPYPVAISVEAANGMEYPMICFNYGRADKDGTYSEAVKNGMIGVITHEVGHNFFPMIVNSDERQWTWMDEGLNTFCQFMAEQEWDSNFPSGRGPAHKIVDYMKMPKDQLEPIMTNSENIVQFGPNAYAKPATALNILRETVMGRELFDFAFREYARRWAFKHPTPADFFRTMEDASAVDLDWFWRGWFFGIEPVDISIDSVKWYRMQGNPQETANTARDAYEKNMDHIARQRNKAAGVKFAVDQDTSLQDFYSKWNRFAVSEEDKDSWNQFYNSLSKEEKALYDSKKNFYEVSFSNKGGLVMPLIIEWTYADGSKETDRISAYIWRKNENQVTKVFAKDKQVVSIKLDPLRETADIDESNNSWPREPAPSRFDLFKASGTTRGASSGDNPMKKANHK, from the coding sequence ATGAGAAAACAACTTTACCTCACCGGGGTATTGTGCTGTGGCCTGTTATCGATGCAGGCACAAAACAATCCTGGTTCCAACCATGGCAATCGCTTTGAACAATTGGGCACCATGTTACAAACGCCCAATATGTACCGCTCAGCATCGGGCGCACCCGGCCCTAAATACTGGCAGCAGCGCGCTGACTATGAGATCGACGCACAGCTCGATGATGAAAAACAGCGGCTGACAGGTGCTGAAACCATCACGTATTTCAACAATTCGCCCGATCCGCTTACTTATCTCTGGCTGCAGCTCGATGAAAACGAACATGCTGCCACCAGCGATAACCGGAGCTTTAATGAAAGCCGTATATCCGACAAAATGACGATGGCTGCGTTGAAAGATATCCTGCCGCCGGGAAAAGATCTCGGGGTGAATATTGTTAAGCTGACAGATGGAGATGGAAAAACATTGCCCTATACGATCAACCAAACGATGATGCGTATCGATCTGCCTAAGCCATTGATGCCGGGAGAGAAGATCCGCTTCAAAGTGAACTGGTGGTACAATATCTCCGATCGTATGACAGTGGGCGGTCGCGGTGGATATGAATACTTCCCGGACGATAAGAACTACCTGTATACCATCACGCAATGGTATCCCAGGCTGGCAGTATACTCCGATTTCCAGGGCTGGCAGAACAAGCAATTTACGGGCCGTGGCGAATTTGCGCTCACCTTCGGCAACTTCAAAGTGCGTATGACCGTACCTGCTGATCATACCGTAGGTGCTACCGGCGAATGCCAGAACTATAAGGAAATGCTTTCTCCGGCACAATATCAACGCTGGCAACAAGCGCAGAACAGCAGGGAACCGGTGGAAGTGGTAACCCTGAATGAGGCCCGCAAAGCCATGCAGGATCATGTTGGGAAAACCAAAACCTGGGTATACGAAGCGCAGAACGTCCGCGATTTTGCCTGGGTATCTTCCCGCCGTATTGTATGGGACGCCATGACCACTAATGTAGAAGGCAATAAGGTAATGGCCATGTCGTACTACGGGCCGGAAGCCTATCCGCTCTATCGCCGCTACTCTACCAAAGTAGTTGCCCATACACTGAAATCATATTCCAGACATACCATTCCTTATCCTTATCCGGTGGCTATTTCCGTGGAAGCGGCCAACGGTATGGAATACCCGATGATCTGTTTCAACTACGGCCGCGCGGATAAAGACGGCACCTATTCAGAAGCGGTGAAGAATGGTATGATCGGGGTGATCACACACGAAGTAGGGCATAACTTCTTTCCGATGATCGTGAATTCCGACGAAAGGCAGTGGACATGGATGGATGAAGGACTGAATACTTTTTGCCAGTTTATGGCAGAGCAGGAGTGGGATAGTAATTTCCCTTCGGGTCGTGGTCCTGCACATAAGATTGTGGATTATATGAAGATGCCAAAAGATCAGCTGGAGCCCATTATGACGAACTCCGAGAATATTGTGCAGTTTGGCCCCAATGCCTATGCAAAGCCGGCTACAGCGCTCAATATACTTCGCGAAACGGTGATGGGACGTGAGCTGTTCGATTTCGCATTCCGTGAATATGCACGTCGCTGGGCATTCAAACATCCGACGCCTGCTGATTTCTTCCGTACTATGGAAGATGCTTCTGCAGTAGACCTGGATTGGTTCTGGCGTGGCTGGTTCTTTGGAATAGAGCCGGTGGATATTTCTATCGACAGCGTGAAATGGTACAGAATGCAGGGCAATCCGCAGGAAACAGCCAACACTGCCCGGGATGCCTATGAGAAAAATATGGACCATATTGCCCGTCAGCGGAATAAAGCAGCAGGTGTGAAATTTGCGGTGGATCAGGATACAAGCCTGCAGGACTTCTACAGCAAGTGGAACCGCTTCGCAGTGAGCGAAGAAGACAAGGATAGCTGGAACCAGTTTTACAATAGCCTGAGTAAAGAAGAAAAAGCACTTTACGATAGTAAGAAGAACTTCTACGAAGTAAGCTTCTCCAATAAAGGCGGACTGGTGATGCCGCTGATAATAGAATGGACTTATGCAGATGGCAGTAAGGAAACGGACCGTATCTCTGCTTATATCTGGCGCAAGAATGAGAACCAGGTAACAAAAGTATTCGCGAAAGATAAGCAGGTGGTATCTATAAAACTGGATCCATTGCGGGAAACAGCGGATATCGACGAAAGCAATAACAGCTGGCCCCGCGAGCCGGCTCCTTCCCGCTTCGATCTGTTTAAAGCGTCTGGTACTACCCGGGGAGCTTCCTCCGGCGATAACCCGATGAAGAAAGCAAATCATAAATAA
- a CDS encoding HupE/UreJ family protein, with translation MDALYFQLGWQHIINWEGYDHILFVIALSAIYLLRDWRKVLVLVTAFTVGHSITLALSVLNIIRIPASLVEFLIPVTICVTAISNILRRGDDPQHLQLNYFYALFFGLIHGLGFSNYLKSLLGNQANIVKPLLGFNLGLEFGQILIVMCILLVSSLIVKLGEVKRGDWNMFLSSATFGIAFLMVIQGVRALFI, from the coding sequence ATGGATGCATTGTATTTTCAGTTAGGGTGGCAACATATCATAAACTGGGAGGGTTACGACCATATTCTTTTTGTGATCGCCTTAAGTGCTATTTACCTGTTGCGCGACTGGAGAAAGGTATTGGTACTGGTGACGGCGTTCACCGTTGGCCATTCTATCACACTGGCTTTGAGCGTATTGAATATTATCAGAATACCTGCATCCCTGGTGGAATTCCTGATACCGGTAACGATTTGTGTAACCGCTATCTCCAATATACTGAGAAGAGGAGACGACCCGCAACACCTGCAGCTGAACTATTTTTATGCACTTTTTTTTGGACTGATACACGGACTTGGCTTCTCCAATTACCTGAAAAGTTTGCTCGGCAACCAGGCAAACATTGTAAAACCACTCCTGGGATTTAATCTGGGGCTGGAATTTGGCCAGATCCTGATTGTAATGTGCATTCTGCTCGTATCTTCGCTGATCGTGAAATTAGGCGAAGTAAAGCGCGGCGACTGGAATATGTTCCTCTCGTCCGCTACCTTCGGAATCGCATTTTTAATGGTGATACAAGGCGTCAGAGCGCTTTTTATATAA
- a CDS encoding AMP-binding protein, with translation MYIPDIELQPKTAIRAYQEKEVMRLLGYLREFSPFYRSWFKKHGIDADKVRSLDEFSLIPPVTKEELQEHNWEFLCVDKSKIAEYTTTSGTLGRPVIIALTEKDLQRLSYNEYISFCCADGSDSDIFQLMLTLDRQFMAGMAYYNGIRKLGAGVLRVGPGVPSMQWENIQRIQPTTIVGVPSFIVKLIAYAREHHIDINRTAVKKAVCIGENIRNTDFSLNVLGKKITEQWNIRLYSTYASTEMQTAFTECRAGKGGHHHPELLYVELLDENNQPVKPGEEGEVTITTLGVEGMPLLRYKTGDICQYHQEVCSCGRHTLRLSPVIGRKKQMIKYKGTTLYPPALFDLLNDMEDVKEFVVEVYSNELGTDEILLHLWPKEESEEMDRKIKSYLQAKLRVIPQVRYTTQQDIMRMQFPENSRKPVKFVDNRN, from the coding sequence ATGTACATTCCCGATATCGAACTCCAGCCAAAAACCGCCATCCGGGCTTACCAGGAAAAAGAAGTAATGCGCCTGCTGGGGTACCTGAGAGAGTTTTCACCTTTCTACAGGTCGTGGTTCAAAAAGCATGGTATTGATGCCGATAAAGTTCGCTCTCTTGACGAATTTTCGTTGATTCCACCGGTGACAAAGGAAGAACTGCAGGAGCATAACTGGGAATTTCTGTGCGTGGATAAGAGCAAGATTGCAGAATACACGACCACATCGGGTACACTGGGAAGGCCCGTCATCATTGCATTAACGGAGAAAGATCTGCAGCGGCTAAGCTACAATGAATATATTTCCTTCTGTTGCGCCGACGGATCCGATAGCGACATCTTCCAGCTCATGCTTACACTCGATCGTCAGTTTATGGCTGGTATGGCATACTACAATGGGATACGTAAGCTGGGCGCAGGTGTGCTGCGCGTAGGCCCGGGAGTGCCGAGCATGCAATGGGAAAACATACAACGCATACAACCTACTACTATAGTGGGAGTGCCTTCTTTCATCGTTAAACTGATCGCCTACGCCCGCGAGCATCATATCGACATTAACCGTACAGCTGTGAAAAAGGCAGTATGCATCGGGGAAAATATCCGTAACACTGATTTTTCACTGAATGTATTGGGGAAGAAGATCACGGAACAATGGAATATCAGGCTGTACTCTACTTATGCTTCCACCGAAATGCAAACCGCTTTCACGGAATGCAGGGCCGGAAAAGGAGGGCATCATCATCCGGAGCTGTTATATGTAGAGTTGCTCGATGAAAATAATCAACCGGTGAAACCCGGTGAAGAAGGAGAGGTAACCATCACTACCTTAGGAGTGGAAGGCATGCCACTGTTGCGTTATAAAACCGGTGATATCTGCCAGTATCATCAGGAAGTGTGCAGCTGCGGACGACATACGCTTCGCCTGTCTCCCGTAATAGGCCGCAAAAAACAAATGATCAAGTATAAAGGAACCACCCTATACCCGCCCGCACTATTCGATCTGCTGAACGATATGGAAGATGTAAAGGAATTTGTGGTAGAGGTATATTCCAACGAACTGGGTACCGATGAAATCCTGTTGCACCTCTGGCCGAAGGAAGAGTCAGAAGAAATGGACCGTAAGATAAAATCTTATCTGCAGGCGAAATTGCGTGTTATTCCGCAGGTGCGCTACACCACCCAGCAGGATATCATGCGGATGCAGTTCCCGGAGAACAGCCGTAAACCGGTGAAATTCGTCGATAACAGGAATTAA
- a CDS encoding DUF6702 family protein: MAAVHPFYASVTEIAHDAGKKELQVSCRIFADDLENTLKAQNKTSFDITRPANRKQVEGYIAAYLSQHLVITMDGKAVPLHFIGYKVEEDAVWSFLEAENVPVPQKVQIKDNLLYERHPTQINMIHVLVGGVRKSTKLDNPKELAVLDF; this comes from the coding sequence ATGGCTGCAGTACATCCGTTCTATGCCAGTGTTACTGAAATTGCGCATGACGCCGGTAAAAAAGAGCTGCAGGTCAGTTGCCGCATTTTTGCAGACGACCTGGAAAACACGCTGAAGGCGCAAAACAAGACCTCTTTCGATATTACCCGTCCTGCTAACCGCAAGCAGGTAGAGGGCTATATAGCCGCCTATCTTTCTCAACACCTGGTTATCACCATGGATGGTAAGGCAGTTCCACTGCATTTCATCGGATACAAGGTTGAAGAAGATGCGGTATGGAGTTTCCTCGAAGCTGAAAATGTGCCTGTGCCCCAAAAGGTGCAGATAAAAGACAACCTGCTATATGAAAGGCATCCGACGCAGATCAATATGATACACGTACTTGTTGGCGGTGTGAGGAAAAGTACAAAACTCGATAATCCGAAAGAGCTGGCTGTACTGGATTTCTAG
- the acpS gene encoding holo-ACP synthase, producing the protein MLLGIGTDIVEVPRIAAKLAKGESFRNLVFTPYEIAYCEKQTNPAESYAARFAAKEALLKAFGTGWGNGGINFDEIEIRNDANGKPELFLIGNGANKYIELGIQRILVSLSHEKSAAVAMVIIEGNQV; encoded by the coding sequence ATGTTACTTGGTATCGGAACAGACATCGTGGAAGTACCTCGCATCGCCGCCAAGCTGGCGAAGGGAGAGAGCTTCCGCAACCTGGTGTTTACGCCTTACGAAATAGCGTATTGTGAGAAACAAACGAATCCGGCGGAAAGCTATGCAGCCCGCTTCGCGGCCAAAGAAGCCCTGCTGAAGGCATTCGGCACCGGCTGGGGAAACGGCGGTATTAATTTCGATGAAATTGAAATACGCAATGATGCTAACGGCAAACCAGAACTGTTCCTGATAGGCAACGGCGCTAATAAGTATATTGAGTTAGGGATTCAACGTATATTGGTGTCTTTGTCGCACGAAAAAAGTGCTGCCGTAGCGATGGTGATAATAGAAGGAAATCAAGTATAA
- a CDS encoding alpha/beta hydrolase family protein produces MKLLARLLFLLCLAQVAKAADVDTVSIYSDKMHRSYKCVVITPASCKTATTRFPSVYLLQGYSGNYANWIQRVPWLRNVADSFQLILVCPDPDYSSWYFDSPIDSSMRFETYISKEIPAWIDQHYPTLAEPRFRAVTGLSMGGHGALFLGIRHQDVFGAAGSMSGGVDIRPFPKNWDIAKRLGEAGKDGVNWNDYTVINQTNKLKPGGSMPLIIDCGIKDFFIDVNRNLHKKLLEEGIDHDYIERPGQHDWKYWSNSIKYQLLFFHEVFMRNGQLIKN; encoded by the coding sequence ATGAAATTACTGGCCCGTTTACTATTCCTCTTATGTCTGGCACAGGTCGCAAAAGCCGCTGATGTGGATACTGTCAGCATCTATAGCGATAAAATGCACCGTTCCTACAAATGCGTAGTGATTACTCCTGCCTCCTGCAAAACAGCTACCACCCGTTTCCCGTCGGTATACCTGCTGCAGGGGTATAGCGGCAACTATGCCAACTGGATTCAAAGAGTGCCCTGGCTCAGGAACGTGGCCGATAGTTTTCAACTTATCCTTGTCTGCCCCGATCCTGATTATTCCAGCTGGTATTTCGACAGCCCCATCGATAGCAGTATGCGTTTTGAAACATACATCTCCAAAGAAATTCCTGCCTGGATCGATCAGCATTACCCAACCCTGGCGGAACCCCGTTTCCGGGCTGTCACAGGCCTTAGCATGGGAGGGCACGGAGCCCTGTTCCTCGGCATCCGCCACCAGGATGTATTTGGCGCTGCTGGTAGCATGAGCGGCGGCGTGGATATCCGCCCTTTTCCGAAAAACTGGGACATAGCAAAACGACTCGGAGAAGCCGGGAAAGATGGCGTTAACTGGAACGACTATACGGTCATCAATCAGACCAACAAGCTGAAACCGGGCGGCAGCATGCCACTGATCATCGATTGTGGTATCAAAGATTTTTTCATTGATGTAAACCGGAACCTGCACAAGAAACTACTGGAAGAAGGTATAGATCACGACTACATTGAACGGCCCGGCCAGCACGACTGGAAGTATTGGAGCAATTCGATAAAATACC